Proteins encoded by one window of Chryseobacterium foetidum:
- the moaA gene encoding GTP 3',8-cyclase MoaA — MITDTFGRVHDYLRISLTDNCNLRCFYCMPEEKHAFAPAAKLMQVNEIETIAKLFVENGVKKIRLTGGEPLVRKDAPKILKSLGKLDIELAITTNGIRVDEMLNELLEANIKAINISLDTLQPDKFLKITRRDLFQRVRNNIELLLKHNIRVKINVVVMKGLNDDEILDFISLTKHNNIEVRFIEFMPFSGNQWTSNQVFTLHEILVKVSSKYDVIPVEPEPNDTSSRYIIDGHVGSFAVISTMSQPFCDTCNRMRLTADGKLKNCLFSKDETDLLGALRNGQDILPLIEQTMKAKAKALGGQFSGVFENIDASKLENRSMITIGG; from the coding sequence ATGATTACAGATACTTTCGGAAGAGTGCATGATTATCTCAGGATTTCCCTGACGGATAATTGCAACCTGCGTTGTTTTTACTGCATGCCGGAAGAGAAACATGCCTTTGCTCCGGCGGCAAAACTGATGCAGGTGAATGAAATTGAAACCATTGCAAAACTTTTTGTAGAAAATGGAGTAAAGAAAATCAGACTGACAGGCGGCGAACCTTTGGTGCGAAAAGATGCCCCGAAAATTTTAAAATCATTAGGCAAATTAGATATTGAACTTGCCATCACAACCAACGGAATTCGCGTCGACGAAATGTTGAACGAATTATTGGAAGCCAATATCAAAGCCATCAACATCAGTCTTGATACGTTACAACCTGACAAATTTCTAAAAATTACACGACGCGATTTATTTCAACGCGTCAGAAACAATATCGAATTATTGTTGAAACATAATATTCGCGTCAAGATAAATGTAGTTGTCATGAAAGGTCTGAATGATGACGAAATTCTTGATTTTATTTCTTTGACCAAACACAACAATATCGAAGTCCGTTTCATTGAATTTATGCCTTTCAGCGGAAATCAGTGGACGAGCAATCAGGTTTTTACTTTGCATGAAATTTTAGTGAAAGTCAGTTCGAAATATGATGTCATTCCGGTTGAGCCTGAGCCGAATGACACATCCAGCCGATATATTATTGATGGTCACGTTGGTTCATTTGCTGTGATCAGTACGATGAGTCAGCCGTTTTGTGATACCTGCAACAGAATGAGGCTAACCGCCGACGGGAAATTAAAAAACTGCCTTTTCAGCAAAGATGAAACCGATTTATTGGGAGCATTAAGAAACGGTCAGGATATTTTACCCTTGATTGAGCAGACAATGAAAGCCAAAGCCAAAGCTTTGGGCGGACAGTTCAGCGGTGTATTTGAAAACATCGATGCATCAAAATTAGAAAACAGAAGTATGATTACAATTGGCGGTTAA
- a CDS encoding DUF4041 domain-containing protein, giving the protein MEIFIIVTLVVLIIYFFIKASNLSAENKKSKDHIVNLTRDLNEARINSTKFQSENGTLKFKLKTVETELSNFRIKNRELEGKVFELGKFQNIIDVKVECEYLLKKAQKDYEKLRERGNLELSEAQENARESRRNIRELTEKKQREIELLYKNAVRESKRIINNAESKAESIGGDAYRSLREANEIADRIQAMKNVIKGYGNEYLVPSYTLLDQLAEDFSHKDAGENLKKLRQNNKMMIINRQAGICEYVDYERQKTAVDFVIDAYNGKVDSILSTVRKDNYGILKQKIEDAFQLVNFNGKAFRNARISEIYHQARLEELRWAVVAQELRAMELEEQRQIREQIREEEKARREFEKAIKEAEKEEQILKRLIEKAEAQVARANEEQKFIFQQKLEELQGKLEQAEEKNQRAISMAQQTKTGNVYIISNIGSFGEHVYKIGMTRRLEPLDRVRELGDASVPFEFDVHAMIFSEDAPALERQLHKKFLKSQLNKINSRKEFFKLQLTDLKDHVETLGIQCKWTLLAEATQYRETLKLEEEMKTDKTLEAEWERYQEIADPVSYEEVIEEI; this is encoded by the coding sequence ATGGAAATTTTTATTATCGTCACATTAGTTGTGCTCATCATTTACTTTTTTATCAAAGCCAGTAATTTAAGTGCTGAAAATAAGAAAAGCAAAGATCATATTGTGAATCTGACTCGTGATCTGAATGAAGCCAGAATCAATTCTACAAAATTTCAAAGTGAAAATGGAACTTTAAAATTTAAACTAAAAACTGTTGAAACTGAGCTATCAAATTTTCGGATTAAAAATAGGGAATTGGAAGGGAAAGTCTTTGAATTGGGTAAATTTCAAAACATCATTGATGTAAAAGTTGAATGTGAATATTTGCTTAAAAAAGCTCAGAAAGACTACGAAAAATTAAGAGAAAGAGGAAATCTTGAATTGTCTGAAGCTCAGGAAAATGCCAGAGAATCCCGAAGAAATATCAGAGAATTGACAGAGAAAAAACAGCGGGAAATTGAGCTTTTGTATAAAAACGCAGTTAGAGAATCGAAAAGAATCATTAATAATGCCGAAAGTAAAGCAGAATCAATTGGTGGAGATGCTTACAGAAGCCTAAGAGAAGCCAACGAAATTGCAGACAGAATTCAGGCGATGAAAAATGTCATCAAAGGATACGGAAATGAATATCTGGTTCCAAGTTACACGCTTTTGGATCAGTTAGCTGAAGATTTTAGTCATAAAGATGCAGGCGAAAACCTAAAAAAGTTGCGTCAGAACAATAAGATGATGATTATTAACCGCCAGGCAGGAATTTGTGAGTATGTAGATTATGAAAGGCAAAAAACTGCTGTGGACTTCGTCATTGATGCTTACAACGGAAAAGTGGATTCTATTTTATCAACGGTTCGCAAAGATAATTATGGAATTTTAAAACAGAAAATCGAGGATGCTTTTCAACTGGTAAATTTTAACGGAAAAGCGTTCAGAAATGCAAGAATTTCTGAAATTTATCATCAGGCGAGATTAGAAGAATTGAGATGGGCAGTTGTAGCTCAGGAACTGCGGGCAATGGAACTGGAGGAACAAAGACAAATCCGTGAGCAGATTCGTGAAGAAGAAAAGGCAAGAAGAGAATTTGAAAAAGCCATTAAAGAGGCTGAAAAAGAAGAACAAATTCTAAAAAGACTGATTGAAAAAGCTGAAGCTCAGGTTGCACGAGCTAATGAAGAACAAAAGTTTATTTTTCAACAAAAACTGGAGGAATTACAAGGTAAGCTCGAGCAGGCAGAGGAAAAAAATCAACGAGCTATCTCAATGGCACAACAGACAAAAACAGGAAATGTTTACATAATTTCCAACATTGGTTCATTTGGTGAGCATGTTTATAAAATTGGGATGACCAGACGTTTAGAGCCTTTGGATCGCGTTCGTGAACTGGGCGACGCCAGTGTTCCATTTGAGTTTGATGTGCATGCGATGATATTTTCAGAGGATGCACCAGCTTTGGAGCGACAACTTCACAAGAAATTTCTCAAAAGCCAGCTTAATAAAATTAATTCGAGAAAAGAGTTTTTCAAGCTACAGCTTACAGATTTGAAAGATCATGTTGAAACCCTCGGAATTCAATGCAAATGGACACTTCTCGCGGAAGCAACCCAATATCGTGAAACTTTAAAACTTGAAGAAGAAATGAAAACAGATAAGACTTTGGAGGCAGAATGGGAGAGATATCAGGAAATAGCTGATCCGGTAAGTTATGAGGAAGTAATTGAGGAAATTTAG
- a CDS encoding Cof-type HAD-IIB family hydrolase: MKDIKMIVTDMDGTFLNSKYEVSPDFPKIYEELKKRNILFVPASGRQMSGITKYFGEIESEIGFIAENGGYVIYQNKEIFADSLSQNSISEIIKTIREIPDARAVLSAKDSSYYESNDQQFVDYFSRYYIKNQKKEDLTEAVDDSVFKIAVYHPVSSEEFLYPALKKFENEDLVVVVSGKNWLDIMNKNTNKGNAIEKLQKSLNILPAQTMAFGDYLNDIEMLKNAQYSFAMKNAHPSVKEAAKFEACSNDSFGVTEMIKDYLSKN; this comes from the coding sequence ATGAAGGATATTAAAATGATTGTAACGGATATGGATGGGACTTTTTTAAACTCAAAATATGAGGTCAGTCCGGACTTTCCGAAGATTTATGAAGAACTGAAAAAAAGAAATATTCTTTTCGTCCCGGCAAGTGGAAGACAAATGTCCGGAATTACAAAGTATTTTGGAGAAATTGAAAGTGAAATAGGCTTTATTGCGGAAAATGGAGGGTATGTGATTTATCAGAATAAAGAAATTTTTGCTGACAGCCTAAGCCAGAATTCGATTTCTGAAATAATAAAAACGATTAGAGAAATTCCCGATGCAAGAGCGGTTTTAAGTGCGAAAGACAGTTCGTATTATGAAAGTAATGATCAGCAATTTGTAGATTATTTCAGCAGATATTACATTAAAAATCAAAAAAAAGAAGACCTTACTGAAGCTGTGGATGATTCTGTATTTAAAATAGCAGTTTACCATCCTGTGAGCTCAGAAGAATTTTTGTATCCAGCTCTGAAAAAGTTTGAAAATGAAGATTTGGTAGTAGTTGTTTCCGGTAAAAACTGGTTAGACATCATGAATAAGAATACCAATAAAGGAAATGCTATTGAAAAACTTCAGAAATCTCTCAACATTCTTCCTGCGCAAACCATGGCTTTCGGTGATTATCTCAATGATATTGAAATGCTCAAAAATGCCCAGTACTCTTTCGCCATGAAAAATGCACATCCGTCAGTAAAAGAAGCGGCCAAGTTTGAAGCCTGTTCAAATGACAGTTTTGGAGTGACAGAGATGATTAAGGATTATTTAAGTAAAAATTAA
- a CDS encoding xylulokinase: protein MYLLGYDIGSSSVKVCLIEASSGKVVASDFSPKKEMLISAVKPGWAEQNPQDWWTNLKLAHESVMHHSGVNAEDIKGIGITWQMHGLILVDKDQNLLRPSIIWCDSRAVPYGEKAFETIGKEKCLSHLLNSPGNFTASKLAWVKENEPEIFEKIDKIMLPGDYIAMKLSGEIGMTIEGLSEGIFWDFKNNCISKDVTGYYGIPESFFPEIIPTFGIQSTVSAAAGEELGLKEGTPISYRAGDQPNNALSLNVFNPGEIASTAGTSGVVYGVLDHLDYDDLSRVNTFAHVNHTPEDIRLGVLLCINGTGILNSWLKNNFATSLSSYGDMNDLASLSPVGAKGLSIIPFGNGAERVLENRDSNCSIHGINFNIHSKGDILRAAQEGIVFSYEYGMNIMRNMGMDISVIRAGNANMFLSSIFRKSLAGISNAVIELYDTDGAVGAARAAGMGIGFYKDSKEAFASLEKIAVIEPQAEKRAQYLEAYERWKQHLN, encoded by the coding sequence ATGTATTTATTAGGATATGACATCGGAAGTTCATCCGTAAAAGTTTGCCTTATCGAGGCTTCAAGCGGGAAAGTAGTGGCATCAGATTTTTCACCGAAAAAAGAAATGCTGATCAGTGCGGTAAAACCCGGTTGGGCAGAGCAAAACCCTCAGGATTGGTGGACGAATCTTAAACTCGCGCACGAATCTGTGATGCATCACTCAGGCGTAAATGCAGAAGACATCAAAGGCATCGGAATCACGTGGCAAATGCACGGATTGATATTGGTTGATAAAGATCAGAACCTTTTGAGACCTTCAATTATCTGGTGCGACAGCCGTGCAGTTCCCTATGGTGAGAAGGCTTTTGAAACCATCGGAAAAGAAAAATGTTTATCTCACCTTTTGAATTCGCCTGGAAATTTTACAGCTTCAAAATTGGCCTGGGTTAAAGAAAATGAGCCTGAAATTTTTGAAAAGATTGACAAAATCATGCTTCCCGGTGATTATATTGCGATGAAACTTTCGGGAGAAATCGGGATGACGATCGAAGGTCTGTCTGAAGGAATTTTCTGGGACTTTAAAAACAACTGCATTTCAAAAGATGTAACCGGTTACTATGGTATTCCGGAAAGTTTTTTTCCCGAAATCATTCCAACTTTTGGAATTCAGTCAACAGTTTCAGCAGCAGCTGGGGAAGAATTAGGTTTAAAAGAAGGAACACCTATTTCTTACAGAGCGGGGGACCAGCCCAACAATGCACTTTCCTTAAATGTCTTCAATCCCGGAGAAATTGCTTCCACAGCAGGAACTTCAGGTGTAGTTTACGGAGTTTTGGATCATCTCGACTACGATGATTTATCAAGAGTAAACACTTTTGCCCACGTAAATCACACCCCTGAGGATATCAGATTAGGCGTTCTACTTTGTATTAACGGAACGGGAATTTTAAATTCATGGTTAAAAAATAATTTTGCAACTTCACTTTCTTCTTATGGAGACATGAACGATTTAGCATCACTTTCTCCGGTGGGAGCGAAAGGTTTAAGCATTATTCCATTCGGAAACGGAGCTGAAAGAGTTTTGGAAAACAGAGATTCCAACTGCTCGATCCATGGTATTAATTTTAATATTCATTCCAAAGGCGATATTCTGAGAGCTGCTCAGGAAGGAATTGTTTTTTCCTACGAATACGGAATGAACATCATGCGAAATATGGGAATGGATATCAGCGTCATCCGTGCCGGAAATGCCAATATGTTTTTAAGTTCCATTTTCAGAAAATCTCTTGCAGGAATCAGCAATGCCGTGATCGAACTTTACGACACTGATGGAGCTGTAGGAGCAGCCCGCGCCGCAGGAATGGGAATCGGTTTCTATAAAGATTCCAAAGAAGCATTTGCGTCATTGGAAAAGATTGCTGTCATCGAGCCTCAGGCAGAAAAAAGGGCGCAGTATCTGGAAGCTTATGAGCGGTGGAAACAGCATTTAAACTAA
- a CDS encoding XdhC family protein — MTEIGNIIASYEKANAAGKKTALATVVKVEGSSYRQAGARMLVTEDGILTGAISGGCLEGDALRKALLAINQKQNKLITYDTSDESILEFSVQLGCNGIVHILFEYIDAADPNNPLEILKKVEENRTESVVLTLFSLERNAKQIGTVNVFQEGKSFVDDSYSLKNEGLNVLKSKSSQIKNIQIENQEQTALFQYIAPPVSLIIAGAGNDVQPVVKMADLLGWEVTVGEGRVTHSTQKRFPEAKNLIVGNAQELIQNVKIDDRTYFVLMTHNYKYDLEVLKFLLNTTCPYIGILGPKTKLQRMFDDLNEQGIILTDEDHKRIYGPIGLDIGAETSEEIALSVISEIKAVMENRKGNSLRYKTDKIHG, encoded by the coding sequence ATGACAGAAATCGGAAATATAATAGCATCTTACGAAAAGGCAAACGCAGCAGGAAAAAAGACTGCTCTGGCAACTGTGGTGAAGGTCGAAGGTTCTTCATATAGACAAGCAGGAGCAAGAATGCTGGTCACTGAAGACGGGATTTTAACAGGTGCCATCAGCGGCGGCTGTCTGGAAGGTGATGCTTTGAGAAAAGCGCTGCTCGCTATAAATCAGAAACAAAATAAGCTGATTACATACGATACAAGCGACGAAAGTATTCTGGAGTTCAGCGTTCAACTCGGCTGCAATGGAATTGTCCATATTTTATTTGAATATATTGATGCAGCTGATCCAAATAATCCGCTGGAAATCCTGAAGAAAGTTGAAGAAAACCGCACTGAATCAGTTGTTCTAACATTGTTTTCTTTGGAACGAAATGCAAAACAAATAGGAACGGTCAATGTTTTTCAGGAAGGCAAAAGTTTTGTTGATGACAGTTACTCGTTAAAGAACGAAGGTTTAAATGTTTTAAAAAGTAAATCTTCACAGATTAAAAATATTCAGATTGAAAACCAAGAGCAGACCGCATTGTTTCAGTACATCGCTCCACCCGTTTCGCTGATTATTGCAGGTGCCGGAAACGATGTTCAGCCTGTGGTTAAAATGGCTGATCTGTTGGGTTGGGAAGTGACTGTGGGAGAAGGCAGAGTAACTCACTCCACCCAAAAACGGTTTCCTGAAGCCAAAAATTTAATTGTTGGAAATGCTCAGGAGCTTATTCAAAATGTGAAAATTGACGACAGAACGTATTTTGTCCTGATGACTCACAATTATAAATACGACCTTGAAGTTTTAAAGTTTCTTTTAAATACAACTTGTCCATACATTGGAATTTTGGGACCAAAAACAAAACTGCAGCGAATGTTTGATGATCTGAATGAACAAGGAATCATTCTTACTGATGAGGATCACAAAAGAATCTACGGTCCGATTGGTCTGGATATTGGTGCAGAAACGTCGGAAGAAATTGCATTGTCCGTCATTTCTGAAATTAAAGCAGTAATGGAAAACCGAAAAGGAAATTCCCTTCGCTATAAAACGGATAAAATTCACGGGTAG
- a CDS encoding glycoside hydrolase family 3 C-terminal domain-containing protein has translation MKKFIIGLGFVLLTQNLHAQTDFKYPFQNPSVSREKRVENLLSLLTPEEKIGMMMNSSKAVDRLGIPAYDWWNEALHGVARAGKATVFPQAIAMAATWDVSEHLKTFEMISDEARAKYNQDLAENNIIKRYHGLSFWTPNINIFRDPRWGRGQETYGEDPFLTTQLGLAAVKGLQGNDRRYFKTHATAKHFAVHSGPEWNRHSYNATVSRRDLWETYLPAFEALVKEGNVREVMCAYNAFDGAPCCANNPLVTDILRTRWNFNGMVVSDCGAINDFYEKKAHATYPDPETAVAVAVKHTTDVECGSSYKNLTLSLQKGLIKESELDISLKRVLNGWFELGMLDPKNANPWSKIPISVVESQEHRNQALKVAQKSMTLLKNQNQVLPLSKNIRKIAVVGPNADDGIMQLGNYNGTPSYTVTILEGIKKKIPKAEIIYERGCDLVDPSSKTSLYNSFVSDKNTENGMKVEFFNNNEFKNNPAAIVINKTGINYNNSGGTQLAQGLNRENTSTKISGIFKSPIDGEVFLSPIASDGYTLSVDGKEILSRKGGNASKPTEVALKVEKNKEYFVELKHIQKGKQITISFDIYRKDPLNFAAIREKVKDADAIIFAGGLSPNLEGEEMMVNSEGFKGGDKISIDLPKVQRDMLSELKKTGKPVVFVLSTGSALALEQDEKNYDALLCSWYSGQEGGNAVADVLFGDYNPAGRLPVTFYRTLAQLDNALTKNSAEKQGFENYDMQGRTYRYMKESPLYSFGYGLSFSDFKYGKAKISSKKIKKEKGLNIEIPVTNRSKKDGEEVVQVYVKKNNADNSQLKTLRAFKRVHIAAGKTEIVKLEIDARSFYSYDEKSDGLISKSGKYTLMYGGSSDNSALNQIEIEVK, from the coding sequence ATGAAAAAATTCATCATTGGTTTGGGATTCGTCCTTTTAACCCAAAATCTTCACGCACAGACTGATTTTAAATATCCCTTTCAAAATCCGTCTGTTTCAAGAGAAAAAAGAGTTGAGAATTTACTGAGTCTTCTAACTCCCGAAGAAAAGATCGGAATGATGATGAATTCTTCCAAAGCTGTTGACCGCTTGGGAATTCCCGCTTACGACTGGTGGAATGAAGCCCTTCACGGTGTTGCGAGAGCCGGAAAAGCAACGGTTTTTCCTCAGGCTATTGCGATGGCGGCGACTTGGGATGTATCTGAACATCTCAAAACTTTTGAAATGATTTCTGATGAAGCCAGAGCAAAATACAATCAGGATTTAGCTGAAAACAACATTATAAAACGTTACCACGGTTTATCTTTCTGGACTCCGAATATCAATATTTTCCGTGATCCGAGATGGGGAAGAGGTCAGGAAACTTATGGTGAAGACCCGTTTCTAACAACACAATTAGGTCTCGCTGCCGTGAAAGGTCTACAGGGGAATGATCGTAGATACTTTAAAACCCACGCCACAGCCAAGCATTTTGCAGTCCACAGTGGCCCCGAATGGAATCGTCATTCTTACAACGCCACCGTTTCCCGCAGAGATTTATGGGAAACTTACCTGCCGGCTTTTGAAGCTTTGGTAAAAGAAGGAAATGTGCGGGAAGTGATGTGTGCTTACAATGCTTTTGATGGAGCGCCTTGCTGTGCCAACAATCCTTTAGTAACAGATATTCTCAGAACCCGCTGGAATTTTAACGGAATGGTGGTTTCTGATTGTGGAGCTATTAATGATTTTTACGAAAAAAAAGCGCACGCAACCTATCCTGATCCCGAGACTGCGGTAGCAGTAGCTGTAAAGCACACAACCGATGTAGAATGTGGAAGCTCCTATAAAAATCTGACACTATCACTTCAAAAAGGTCTGATAAAAGAATCTGAACTGGATATCTCATTAAAAAGAGTTCTGAACGGTTGGTTTGAATTGGGAATGCTGGATCCGAAAAATGCCAATCCGTGGAGTAAAATCCCTATTTCTGTTGTAGAATCTCAGGAACACCGCAATCAGGCATTAAAAGTTGCCCAAAAGTCGATGACCTTACTTAAAAACCAAAATCAGGTTTTACCGCTTTCAAAAAATATCAGAAAAATTGCTGTTGTAGGTCCAAATGCCGACGACGGAATCATGCAGCTTGGAAATTATAACGGTACACCCTCATATACCGTGACCATTTTGGAAGGTATTAAAAAGAAAATTCCAAAGGCTGAAATTATCTATGAAAGAGGATGTGATTTAGTTGATCCTTCATCAAAAACCTCTTTATACAACAGTTTTGTAAGTGATAAAAATACTGAAAACGGGATGAAGGTAGAGTTTTTCAACAATAACGAATTTAAAAATAATCCTGCCGCAATTGTCATCAATAAAACGGGAATTAATTATAATAATTCCGGCGGAACTCAGCTTGCACAAGGTCTGAACAGAGAAAATACATCCACAAAAATCTCAGGAATATTTAAAAGTCCGATTGATGGAGAGGTTTTTCTTTCGCCAATTGCTTCAGATGGCTACACTTTGTCTGTTGACGGAAAAGAAATACTCAGCCGTAAAGGTGGTAACGCTTCAAAACCTACTGAAGTTGCTCTGAAAGTAGAAAAAAACAAGGAGTATTTTGTAGAATTAAAACATATTCAAAAGGGAAAACAAATTACCATCAGCTTCGATATTTACAGAAAAGATCCGTTGAATTTTGCTGCTATCCGTGAAAAGGTAAAAGATGCAGATGCCATTATTTTTGCAGGAGGATTGTCGCCCAATCTGGAAGGCGAAGAAATGATGGTGAATTCTGAAGGTTTTAAGGGTGGAGATAAAATTTCAATTGATTTGCCTAAAGTTCAGCGGGATATGCTTTCGGAACTGAAAAAAACAGGGAAGCCGGTTGTTTTTGTTTTGTCTACGGGAAGTGCGTTGGCTCTGGAGCAGGATGAGAAAAATTACGATGCACTGCTTTGCTCATGGTATAGCGGTCAGGAAGGTGGAAACGCTGTTGCAGACGTGCTTTTTGGAGATTACAATCCTGCAGGTAGATTGCCGGTGACATTTTACAGAACACTTGCTCAACTTGATAATGCCCTGACAAAAAATTCCGCAGAAAAACAGGGGTTTGAAAACTACGATATGCAGGGACGAACTTACCGTTATATGAAAGAATCTCCTTTGTATTCATTCGGATACGGACTTTCATTCTCAGACTTCAAATATGGTAAAGCGAAAATTTCTTCAAAAAAAATTAAAAAAGAGAAAGGTTTAAACATAGAAATCCCAGTTACCAACCGTTCCAAAAAGGATGGGGAAGAAGTGGTGCAGGTTTATGTGAAGAAAAATAATGCCGATAATTCTCAGTTAAAAACTTTACGTGCATTTAAAAGGGTTCATATTGCTGCAGGAAAGACAGAAATTGTAAAACTTGAAATTGATGCCAGGTCTTTCTATTCTTATGATGAAAAATCTGATGGGTTGATTTCAAAATCAGGAAAGTATACACTGATGTACGGAGGTTCTTCTGATAATTCAGCTTTAAATCAGATTGAAATTGAAGTAAAGTAG
- a CDS encoding nucleotidyltransferase family protein, which produces METGILILAAGNSSRLGEPKQLLNFKGKSLLRHVTDESLKTTDSVVVVTGSTHSEISQEIANLKVKIIENVNWNEGMGSSIHIGFKELLNSFPTIENCIISVCDQPFIDAEVFSDLIQMQKYSQKGIVASKYADTLGTPVLFTKKYFEDLSNLSGQEGAKKLVQKFKDDTAEINFEKGAIDIDTQNDYQQLIQ; this is translated from the coding sequence ATGGAAACAGGAATATTGATTTTAGCCGCAGGAAATTCCTCCAGACTCGGCGAACCAAAGCAGCTGTTAAACTTCAAAGGAAAAAGTCTTTTGCGACACGTTACTGACGAGTCACTCAAAACAACAGATTCTGTTGTGGTGGTAACAGGATCAACACATTCTGAGATTTCACAGGAAATCGCAAATTTGAAGGTTAAAATTATTGAAAATGTAAACTGGAACGAAGGCATGGGTTCTTCAATCCACATTGGGTTTAAAGAACTTTTGAATTCATTTCCAACCATTGAAAACTGCATTATTTCGGTTTGCGATCAGCCATTTATTGATGCTGAAGTTTTTTCTGATTTAATTCAAATGCAGAAATATTCTCAAAAAGGAATTGTTGCATCAAAATACGCAGATACTTTAGGCACACCAGTTTTATTTACCAAAAAATATTTTGAAGATCTATCCAATCTTTCCGGACAGGAAGGGGCCAAAAAGTTAGTTCAAAAATTTAAAGATGATACCGCTGAAATCAATTTTGAAAAAGGCGCGATAGATATTGATACCCAAAACGATTACCAACAACTGATTCAATGA